The sequence below is a genomic window from Cedecea neteri.
TGGATCAAACCACTCAGCGCTTTAACGTCGGTCTGGTTGCCATCACTGACGTACAAAACGCCCGCGCACAGTACGACACCGTGCTGGCGAACGAAGTTACCGCCCGTAATAATCTGGACAACGCGGTGGAATCACTGCGTCAGGTCACCGGCAACGACTATCTGAGCCTCGCTTCTCTGAACGTAGACGGTTTCAAAACCACCAAACCAGATGCGGTCAACAACCTGCTGAAAGACGCTGAAAAACGCAACCTGAGCCTGCTTCAGGCTCGCCTGAGCCAGGATCTGGCCCGCGAACAAATTCGCCTGGCTGAAGATGGCCATCTGCCAACCCTGAGCCTGAACGCGTCCAGCGGCGTGTCTAACACCAGCTATAACGGTTCAAAAACCGCGAATAACTCGGCGTATGACAACAGCTACAAAGGGCAGAACCAGGTTGGCCTGAGCTTCTCGCTGCCGCTGTACCAGGGTGGCCAGGTTAACTCTCAGGTTAAACAAGCTCAGTACAACTTTGTGGGTGCCAGCGAGCAGTTGGAAAGCGCACACCGCAGCGTCGTACAGACCGTGCGTTCCTCCTTCAACAACGTGAATGCCTCTATCAGCACCATCAACGCTTATAAACAGGCCGTTGTGTCTGCACAAAGCTCCCTGGATGCGATGGAAGCCGGTTACTCAGTGGGTACCCGTACTATCGTTGACGTGCTGGATGCGACCACCACGCTGTATAACGCCAAGCAGCAACTCTCCAGCGCACGTTATAACTACCTGATTAACCAGCTGAATATTAAATCAGCGCTGGGTACGTTGAACGAGCAGGATCTGATTGCGCTGAACAATACCCTGGGCAAACCGGTTTCAACCTCCGCGGACAGCGTTGCCCCGGAAACCCCAGAACAGGATGCCCGCGCTGACGGCTACAACACTACGCCAGCAGCCGCATCCACTAAAGCGACTCATGCCACTCCGGCAGCGGCCACCAGCGGGAAAAAAGCGAACCCATTCGCTAATTAATCGCTGGAATGCCAACGAAAGGGGCGTATTTTTACGCCCCTTTTTTTCTGCCTCGCGTTTGAACGTAAGGCAACGTAAAGATCTCCTGCCAACAGGCCTACATCGCTTCAATTTCAACCGCTCATCCCCTATCCTTAGCACCAAACCTACTGGGCTCAGGACTGATTAAATGAAACGGACAAAAAATATAAATCATTCATCGTTCCGCAAAAGCTGGAACGCACGCCATTTAACGCCGGTGGCGTTGGCTGTCACCGCCGTCTTTATGCTGGCCGGCTGTGAACAAAGCGACGAAACCGTCTCAATGTATCAAAACGCGGACGACTGCTCACAGGCGAACCCGAGCAAAAGCGCGGAATGTACCACCGCCTATAATAACGCGCTGAAAGAAGCCGAGCGCACCGCACCGAAGTACGCTTCCCGAGAAGCCTGCGTGGCCGAGTTTGGCGAAGGCCAGTGCCAGCCAGCGCCAGCTCAGGCAAGTCTTGCCGGTGAAAGCCAGGCTCAGGCTCAACCGCAGCAAAGCGGCAGCTTCTGGATGCCGCTGATGGCGGGCTACATGATGGGTCGCCTGATGGGCGGCGGTGCGGGCTTTGCGCAGCAGCCGCTGTTTACCTCAAAAAACCCGGCCAGCCCGGCTTACGGCAAGTACGCCGATGCCAGCGGTAAGAGCTACGGCGCGGCCACCCCAGGCAGGACGACAACCGTCCCGAAAAGCGCGATGGCACCAAAACCTGCGACCACTTCAACGGTGACTCGCGGCGGCTTTGGTGAGTCAGTGGCCAAGCAATCCACCATGCAGCGCAGCAGCGCCACCTCCGGCAGCAGCCGTTCAATGGGCGGCTGATAAATCATGGAAAGAGTTTCTATTGTTGAGCGCCCGGACTGGCGCGAAAAAGCCACGGAATACGGCTTCAATTTTCACACCATGTACGGGGAGCCGTACTGGTGTGAAGACGCCTATTACAAGCTCACGCTGGCTCAGGTTGAACGCCTGGAAGAGGTGACCGCCGGGCTGCATCAAATGTGTCTGCAGGTTGTGGAAAAGGTGGTGGCCAGCGACGAGCTGATGGCCCGTTTCCGCATTCCGAAACACACCTGGGAATTTGTTCGCCAGTCCTGGCGCAGCCAGCAGCCTTCCCTTTATTCCCGTCTGGATCTGGCGTGGGACGGAGTGGGTGAACCCAAGCTGCTGGAAAATAATGCCGATACGCCAACGTCGCTGTACGAAGCGGCCTTCTTCCAGTGGATCTGGCTTGAAGATCAGGTGGCTGCGGGCAAGCTGCCCGCAGACGCAGACCAGTTCAACAGCCTGCAGGAAAAGCTGATCGAGCGTTTCGCCGAGCTGAAGCAGCAGCATGGCTTCAATCTGCTGCACTTTGCCTGCTGCCAGGATACGGTAGAAGATCGCGGCACCGTGCAATATCTGCAGGACTGCGCCGCTGAGTCAGACGTCGCGAGCGAGTTCCTCTTTATTGAGGAAATTGGTCTTGGAGAGAAAGGCCAGTTTACCGATCTGCAGGATCAGGTTATCAGCAACCTGTTCAAGCTCTACCCGTGGGAATTCATGCTGCGTGAGATGTTCTCCACCAAGCTGGAAGATGCGGGCGTCCGCTGGCTGGAGCCGGCCTGGAAAAGCATTATCTCCAACAAAGCTCTGCTGCCGATGCTGTGGGAGATGTTCCCGGGCCACCCTAACCTGCTGCCGGCTTATTTCGCCGAAGATAACTTCCCGCCGATGGAAAAATACGTCGTGAAGCCGATCTTCTCCCGCGAAGGCGCCAACGTGAAGATCATCGAGAATGGCCAGGAGATCGCGCGCGTTGACGGGCCATACGGTGAAGAAGGCATGATCGTCCAGCAGTTCTATCAGCTACCTAAATTCGGCGACAGCTATACGCTGATTGGCAGCTGGCTTATTAACGATCAGCCTGCCGGGATCGGGATTCGTGAGGATCGCGAACTTATTACGCAGGATCTTTCCCGTTTCTATCCGCATATCTTTGTGGAATAGAGCATTAAAAAAGCGCCCATTGGGCGCTTTTCTGTTTATCCCACCACAACCGACAGCATACTCAGCGAACCCATTTCTATTCCGTCGACCGGAATCGTGATCGACTCTTTGCCATCCCATGCGCCCAGGACATAAAGCAGCGGCAGGAAGTGTTCCGCCGTCGGGTTAGACAGGGAACCGCCTTCATGGCTGAGATAGTTCACCAGCGGATGCTGCTCCGCAGGCCCCTGCCAGGTCAGGTTCGCTTTAACATAATCGTTAAACGACTCGGCCCAGGGGTAAGGCGTATTTTCGCCGTGCCAGCGTGCCGTGCGCAAGTTATGCACCACGTTACCACTCGCCACCAGCATAATCCCCTGGTCGCGGAGCGTGGCCAGTTTACGGCCAATCTCCAGATGCCAGGCTGCCGGCTTCGTGCTGTCGATACTCAGCTGCACCATCGGGATATCCGCGTTCGGGTACATCTTGATCAGCACTCCCCACGAACCGTGGTCAAAGCCCCATGCTTCTTTATCTAACGCCACCGGCGTCGGTGCCAGCAGATCAACCAGTTGCTGCGCCAGCTCAGGCGAGCCGGGTGCCGGGTAATGCGTGTCATACAGCGCCTGCGGAAAACCACCAAAGTCGTGGATCGTCTTCGGCGTTTCCATCGCGGTCACGCCCGTTCCACGGGTGAACCAGTGGGCCGACA
It includes:
- the tolC gene encoding outer membrane channel protein TolC; protein product: MKKLLPILIGLSLTGFSAMSQAENLLQVYQQARTSNPDLRKSAADRDAAFEKINETRSPLLPQLGLGADYTYGNGFRDANGVNSNTTSATLQLTQTIFDMSKWRALSLQEKTAGIQDVSFQTDQQSLILNTATAYFNVLSAIDALSYTEAQKQAIYRQLDQTTQRFNVGLVAITDVQNARAQYDTVLANEVTARNNLDNAVESLRQVTGNDYLSLASLNVDGFKTTKPDAVNNLLKDAEKRNLSLLQARLSQDLAREQIRLAEDGHLPTLSLNASSGVSNTSYNGSKTANNSAYDNSYKGQNQVGLSFSLPLYQGGQVNSQVKQAQYNFVGASEQLESAHRSVVQTVRSSFNNVNASISTINAYKQAVVSAQSSLDAMEAGYSVGTRTIVDVLDATTTLYNAKQQLSSARYNYLINQLNIKSALGTLNEQDLIALNNTLGKPVSTSADSVAPETPEQDARADGYNTTPAAASTKATHATPAAATSGKKANPFAN
- a CDS encoding glutathionylspermidine synthase family protein, with translation MERVSIVERPDWREKATEYGFNFHTMYGEPYWCEDAYYKLTLAQVERLEEVTAGLHQMCLQVVEKVVASDELMARFRIPKHTWEFVRQSWRSQQPSLYSRLDLAWDGVGEPKLLENNADTPTSLYEAAFFQWIWLEDQVAAGKLPADADQFNSLQEKLIERFAELKQQHGFNLLHFACCQDTVEDRGTVQYLQDCAAESDVASEFLFIEEIGLGEKGQFTDLQDQVISNLFKLYPWEFMLREMFSTKLEDAGVRWLEPAWKSIISNKALLPMLWEMFPGHPNLLPAYFAEDNFPPMEKYVVKPIFSREGANVKIIENGQEIARVDGPYGEEGMIVQQFYQLPKFGDSYTLIGSWLINDQPAGIGIREDRELITQDLSRFYPHIFVE
- the ygiD gene encoding 4,5-DOPA dioxygenase extradiol — its product is MTSPRMPALFLGHGSPMNVLEDNRYTRAWAQLGETLPRPKAIVVVSAHWFTRGTGVTAMETPKTIHDFGGFPQALYDTHYPAPGSPELAQQLVDLLAPTPVALDKEAWGFDHGSWGVLIKMYPNADIPMVQLSIDSTKPAAWHLEIGRKLATLRDQGIMLVASGNVVHNLRTARWHGENTPYPWAESFNDYVKANLTWQGPAEQHPLVNYLSHEGGSLSNPTAEHFLPLLYVLGAWDGKESITIPVDGIEMGSLSMLSVVVG
- a CDS encoding DUF1190 family protein, which produces MKRTKNINHSSFRKSWNARHLTPVALAVTAVFMLAGCEQSDETVSMYQNADDCSQANPSKSAECTTAYNNALKEAERTAPKYASREACVAEFGEGQCQPAPAQASLAGESQAQAQPQQSGSFWMPLMAGYMMGRLMGGGAGFAQQPLFTSKNPASPAYGKYADASGKSYGAATPGRTTTVPKSAMAPKPATTSTVTRGGFGESVAKQSTMQRSSATSGSSRSMGG